A stretch of the Vigna radiata var. radiata cultivar VC1973A chromosome 7, Vradiata_ver6, whole genome shotgun sequence genome encodes the following:
- the LOC106766214 gene encoding isoflavone 3'-hydroxylase: MVPLIYYSLLFLAFIFTFKFLLRRRRLENLPPHPPTLPIIGNLHLIKPPLHRSLLSLSQQYGPIFSLWFGSRFVVVITSPTLVQECFTKYDIVLANRPRFLTGKYLFYNYTSMGSSSYGDHWRNLRRIITIDVLSTQRLNSFFEVRREETMRVMQKLVRETCKGFALVQIRPRLTEMTFNNMMRMISGKRYYGDDGDVTDAEEAKQFRAIITEVMSLLGANNKGDFLPLLRWFDFDGLEKRLKSISTRADAFLQGLLEEHRSGKHKTNTMIEHLLTMQETQPEYYSDHIIKGLIQGMLLAGTDTTAVTMEWAMASLLNHPEILKKAQDEIDNCVGEDRLVDESDIPNLPYLQNIIYETLRLFSPAPMLLPHYSSEQFTLGGFTVPRDTIVLINAWAIQRDPQTWSDATCFKPERFGQEGEANKLIPFGLGRRACPGIGLAHRSMSLTLGLLIQCFEWKRPSDEEIDMRENKGVAMPKLIPLEAMCKARPISQKVMQQLST; this comes from the exons ATGGTTCCTTTGATTTATTACTCActcctttttcttgctttcattTTCACATTCAAATTTCTTCTACGAAGAAGAAGGCTCGAAAACCTTCCACCACATCCACCAACTCTTCCCATAATCGGCAACCTCCACCTTATCAAACCACCGCTTCACCGCTCCCTCCTCAGCCTATCGCAACAGTATGGCCCCATCTTCTCTCTCTGGTTCGGTTCACGCTTTGTTGTCGTCATCACCTCCCCAACCTTGGTTCAAGAATGTTTCACCAAATACGACATCGTTCTCGCCAACCGGCCACGGTTTCTCACGGGCAAGTACCTCTTCTACAACTACACCAGCATGGGATCCTCCTCCTACGGCGACCACTGGCGCAACCTTCGCCGCATAATCACCATCGATGTCCTCTCCACGCAGCGTCTCAACTCCTTCTTTGAAGTACGAAGGGAAGAAACCATGAGGGTCATGCAAAAGCTTGTTCGGGAAACGTGCAAGGGCTTCGCCCTTGTGCAGATCAGACCCAG GCTGACAGAGATGACATTCAACAACATGATGAGAATGATATCTGGGAAGCGGTACTACGGTGACGACGGTGACGTGACGGACGCGGAGGAAGCGAAGCAGTTCAGAGCCATAATCACGGAGGTTATGTCGTTGCTGGGTGCAAACAACAAGGGAGACTTCTTGCCTTTGCTTCGATGGTTTGATTTTGACGGTTTGGAGAAGAGACTGAAGTCAATCAGCACGAGGGCTGATGCGTTCTTGCAGGGACTCCTTGAAGAGCATCGCAGTGGAAAACACAAAACCAATACCATGATAGAACATCTCTTGACTATGCAAGAAACGCAGCCGGAGTACTACTCCGATCATATTATCAAAGGCCTTATTCAG GGTATGCTTCTGGCTGGAACTGACACAACAGCAGTGACTATGGAGTGGGCAATGGCATCTTTATTGAATCATCCAGAGATATTGAAGAAAGCACAGGATGAAATAGACAACTGCGTTGGAGAAGATCGCTTGGTAGATGAGTCAGACATTCCTAATCTTCCTTATCTTCAAAACATTATCTACGAGACACTTCGATTGTTTTCTCCAGCTCCAATGCTATTGCCTCATTATTCTTCAGAGCAGTTCACTCTTGGGGGCTTCACTGTTCCACGAGACACCATAGTGTTGATCAATGCATGGGCCATTCAGAGAGACCCTCAAACTTGGAGTGACGCTACATGCTTCAAGCCAGAGAGATTCGGACAAGAAGGGGAAGCAAACAAGTTAATTCCATTCGGATTGGGAAGAAGGGCTTGTCCCGGAATAGGTTTGGCGCATCGTTCTATGAGCTTAACTTTGGGATTACTGATTCAGTGCTTTGAATGGAAACGACCAAGTGATGAAGAAATCGATATGAGAGAGAATAAAGGGGTGGCAATGCCAAAGCTAATTCCATTGGAAGCTATGTGTAAAGCACGACCAATAAGCCAGAAAGTTATGCAGCAACTTTCTACTTAA